A segment of the Bordetella flabilis genome:
CGTCGGCATCGGCCACGAAGGGCAGGCGGGAGGCCGCGGCGATATCGCGCAGGCCATCGGTCATGTCGGTCAGGCCGATCAACCCGATATCGGGGTAGGCATGACGCGCGGCCAGCATGGCCGAACCGCCCACGGCGAAGGCATGGAAGCCCGCCTGCTCGATCAGGCGCGCCGACAGCGCATCGTGCGCGAGCGGTGTGACCAGCGGCATTTCTTGCGCCAGGGCGGCGCGGAAGCTGGGACGGCTCATGGAGCGGAACTCCTTTGCAAAGCGTTCGGGAACAGCCACGCGGCGTCGGTTCGCGTCGCCGCGTAATGCGCCTCGATGGCGGGAAGGTGGCGCTGCGTCATGGCGATCTCATCGTCGCCGCGCATCAGCGCCTGGGCGCGCGAGGCCGGAATGGCGAAAGGATGCGTGATGCCGTCGGGTCCCCGGACCGTCGCGCCGGCCAGGTCGACGTGGCACGGTGGGGGCGCCGTCTCACAGGTGCGCGCCGCGGCCAGCAAGGCGCGGTACACGGTGGTATCGACAATGCCAGCGACCAGGCCGTTGCGAAACGCGTTCTCGTAGAAAATGTCGGCGAAGCTCGGCGCCAGGACACAGCCGATGCCGAATTGCACCAGCGCCCAGACCGCGGCTTCGCGCGAACTGCCGCAGCCGAAATTCTCGTCCGCCAGCAGGATTCGAGCATGGCGGTAGGGCTCGCGGTTAAGGATGAAGCCGGGCCGTTCCCGGCCCTGGTCGTCGTACCGTGAGCCGCCGAACAGGCCCTTGCCCATGTCGGCCGTGGCGGTGCGCAGCCACACCGAAGGAATGATGGCGTCGGTGTTGATATTGGCCATGGGCATGACGGCCATGATGCCCTCTATATCGCGCACGGGTTTTCTCATCCCTGTGCCTCCTTGCGCGCGTCCGCGATATGGCCGCGCAGGGCCGCCGCGGCGACCATGGCCGGACTGGCCAGATGGGTACGGCTGCGCGCGCCCTGGCGGTTCTCGAAGTTGCGGTTGCTGGTGGCGATGCAGCGCGCGCCCGGCGGGACCATGTCGTCGTTGATGCTCACGCACATGGAGCAGCCGGCTTCGCGCCATTCGAAGCCGGCGTCGCGGAAAATGTGATGCAACCCCAGCGCCTCGGCCTCGCGCTTGACGGCTCGGGAGCCCGGCACCACCAGGGCCCGCACGCCGGGCGCCACGTGGCGGCCGCGCACGATATCGGCGGCTGCTTGCAGGTCGGACAGCCGTGAATTGGTGCAAGAGCCGATGAATGCGACGTCCACAGGGATGCCGGCCAGCGGCATGCCAGGCGTCAGCCCCATGTAGGTGAGCGCGGCGGCGACGCTTTCGCGCTGCCTGGCGTCGGCATAGTCCGCCGGATCCGGTACGACGCCATCCACGCCGCCGACCTGCGCCGGCGTGGTGCCCCACGTCACCTGCGGCGCGATGCCCGCGCAGTCGACGGCGACGTCGCGTTCGAAGACCGCGCCCGGGTCGCTCCGCAGGTGGCGCCATGCACGTACGGCCTGCTCGAAGGCCGGCCCGGACGGCGCGAACTCGCGTCCGCGAACGTAGTCGAAGGTGGCCTGGTCGGGGGCGATCAGGCCCATGCGCGCGCCCAGTTCGATGGACATATTGCATAGCGTCAGCCGTCCTTCCACCGGCAGCGCCTCGATGGCGGCGCCGGCATATTCGACGGCGCAACCGCGCCCGCCCGCTACGCCCAGCACGCCCATGGCGCGCAGGATCAGGTCCTTGGCGGTAATGCCCGGTCCCGGACGGCCCTCGAAGCGCACCCGCATCGTACGCGGCCGGGCCAGCGCCAGGGTCTGGGTCGCCAGCACGTGCTCGACTTCGCTGGTGCCCACGCCTATGCCCAATGCCCCCAGCCCGCCCACCGTGGACGTATGGCTGTCGCCACAGGCCAGGATGGAACCGGGCAGGGCAAAGCCGAGTTCGGGGGCGATGACGTGCACGATGCCCTGGCGCGGATCTTCGATGCCGAAATGCCGGATGTGGCCATGCAGGGCGTTCTGGCGCATCAGCGTCAGCAGTTCGCGGCCGCCGGGGTAGGTGTTCTCGTCGCGCCCGGGTTCGGTGGAGACGATGTGATCCTGCGTCGCGATCGTCAACTCGGGGTGCAGGACCTTGCGTCCCTCACGCTTCAGCCCGGCGAACGCCACCGCG
Coding sequences within it:
- the leuD gene encoding 3-isopropylmalate dehydratase small subunit: MRKPVRDIEGIMAVMPMANINTDAIIPSVWLRTATADMGKGLFGGSRYDDQGRERPGFILNREPYRHARILLADENFGCGSSREAAVWALVQFGIGCVLAPSFADIFYENAFRNGLVAGIVDTTVYRALLAAARTCETAPPPCHVDLAGATVRGPDGITHPFAIPASRAQALMRGDDEIAMTQRHLPAIEAHYAATRTDAAWLFPNALQRSSAP
- the leuC gene encoding 3-isopropylmalate dehydratase large subunit, translated to MAAGDTDAVAPATVFDKIWDAHRIARLDDGRELIFVDRHVLQETTSAVAFAGLKREGRKVLHPELTIATQDHIVSTEPGRDENTYPGGRELLTLMRQNALHGHIRHFGIEDPRQGIVHVIAPELGFALPGSILACGDSHTSTVGGLGALGIGVGTSEVEHVLATQTLALARPRTMRVRFEGRPGPGITAKDLILRAMGVLGVAGGRGCAVEYAGAAIEALPVEGRLTLCNMSIELGARMGLIAPDQATFDYVRGREFAPSGPAFEQAVRAWRHLRSDPGAVFERDVAVDCAGIAPQVTWGTTPAQVGGVDGVVPDPADYADARQRESVAAALTYMGLTPGMPLAGIPVDVAFIGSCTNSRLSDLQAAADIVRGRHVAPGVRALVVPGSRAVKREAEALGLHHIFRDAGFEWREAGCSMCVSINDDMVPPGARCIATSNRNFENRQGARSRTHLASPAMVAAAALRGHIADARKEAQG